In a genomic window of Methanogenium sp. S4BF:
- a CDS encoding pentapeptide repeat-containing protein yields the protein MEEKSYYDRIFEGLDYADTEFCGREFESCTFLDCIFSDSNLSQNTFTDCRFQSCNMSTALFSNTSLRNVDFRACKLTGVDFGNCNAFLFSVTFEQCRLDYSVFFKNALRNSRFADCIIHEAGFIESDLSGAVFHDCDLLNSVFIRSNLRGADFRTANNYSIDPAGNRIENAQFSYPGVLGLLDAYDIVVEY from the coding sequence ATGGAAGAAAAATCATACTACGACCGAATTTTTGAAGGACTGGATTATGCCGATACAGAATTCTGCGGCAGGGAATTTGAGTCCTGTACATTTTTGGACTGCATTTTTTCAGACAGCAATCTGTCACAGAATACGTTCACGGATTGCCGGTTTCAGAGCTGCAATATGAGCACCGCACTTTTCAGCAATACCAGCCTGAGAAATGTCGATTTCAGGGCATGCAAACTGACAGGCGTTGATTTCGGGAACTGCAATGCATTCCTCTTCTCCGTGACCTTCGAACAGTGTCGTCTGGACTATTCGGTATTCTTTAAAAATGCCTTGCGGAACAGTAGATTTGCAGACTGCATTATTCACGAAGCAGGTTTTATCGAGTCGGATCTGTCCGGAGCGGTGTTTCATGACTGTGATTTACTAAACTCCGTCTTCATCCGGAGCAATCTGAGAGGTGCTGATTTCAGAACCGCGAATAATTACTCGATTGACCCTGCGGGAAACAGAATTGAGAACGCACAATTCTCCTATCCCGGTGTACTGGGGTTATTGGATGCATACGATATTGTGGTAGAGTATTAG
- a CDS encoding redoxin domain-containing protein, with amino-acid sequence MEQARLIRPGDAAKNFSLKSQHDKTVDLFEMTGKRVILSFHPLAWTDYCAAQMTSLEDNRECFERMNTVAVGISVDSLPCKRAWAETLGITGTPLLCDFWPHGEVARQYGIFREANGFSERATIIIDEDGTVARVKIYPVHSVPDIGEVIGWLSDMDTTRSTI; translated from the coding sequence ATGGAACAGGCACGACTTATTCGTCCGGGGGATGCGGCAAAGAATTTTTCACTGAAAAGTCAGCACGACAAAACCGTGGATCTCTTCGAAATGACAGGGAAACGGGTGATTCTTTCGTTTCACCCTCTCGCATGGACGGATTACTGCGCCGCCCAGATGACATCGCTTGAAGATAACCGGGAGTGTTTCGAACGGATGAATACGGTCGCAGTGGGCATCAGCGTCGATTCCCTCCCCTGCAAACGGGCGTGGGCAGAAACCCTCGGCATTACCGGAACGCCGCTCCTCTGTGATTTCTGGCCTCACGGTGAGGTCGCCCGGCAGTATGGCATCTTCCGTGAAGCAAACGGCTTTTCCGAACGGGCCACGATCATCATCGATGAAGACGGAACGGTTGCCCGGGTGAAAATCTACCCCGTGCATTCGGTGCCTGATATCGGGGAAGTGATCGGCTGGCTCAGCGATATGGATACAACCCGATCAACGATATAA
- a CDS encoding DUF5661 family protein, producing MVHLLFTTPYCYISPAAGAEILQNRCIAYRTTSLFLFSGVAIPVTRDAFIIFYNAFFNRYDCCFHSRILMMQNTVIVMDTDGGNRYIIPYCHFTKLITVMSAKKTFTTAEGKEIGEKLGVGWDKFSVEEFTAGMNVELEHGQRDPGTNVTNDDPLMTGKIALAHLNEFPDYYERLEKMETEAEEFWDKQSGKE from the coding sequence ATGGTACACCTGCTGTTCACTACTCCATACTGCTATATCAGTCCTGCTGCCGGTGCAGAGATCTTACAAAACCGCTGTATCGCGTACCGCACTACCAGTCTTTTCCTCTTCTCAGGAGTCGCTATCCCTGTAACCAGGGATGCATTCATCATATTTTATAATGCATTTTTCAACCGATATGACTGCTGTTTCCACAGCAGAATACTGATGATGCAAAATACCGTGATAGTAATGGATACTGATGGAGGCAATAGGTATATCATTCCATACTGCCATTTCACCAAATTGATTACGGTTATGAGCGCGAAAAAGACATTTACAACTGCCGAAGGAAAAGAAATCGGAGAGAAACTCGGCGTCGGATGGGACAAATTCTCCGTTGAGGAGTTTACGGCGGGAATGAACGTGGAGCTTGAACACGGGCAGAGAGATCCCGGCACAAACGTGACAAATGACGATCCCCTGATGACCGGAAAAATAGCCCTTGCTCATCTGAACGAATTCCCCGACTACTACGAACGGCTCGAAAAGATGGAGACAGAGGCTGAGGAATTCTGGGATAAACAATCCGGAAAGGAATGA
- a CDS encoding right-handed parallel beta-helix repeat-containing protein: protein MEWYMVVALIFGCMLLPSAAAAVASPADGEEYGVIWGSFAPADRESVHSYGIAMDTAGNVYVNDPETGRIRTYSFGDLPSAGETTFSDVPLAGIATVSDIPTVRANEWTVGPNEDDDFAAIQSAIDAAADGDTVIIGAGTYREDVVVDKPLILVGGYDTAIDGKVTLTADECSLIGCMVVYGVRVESDNNTLEGVLTGWTVTSAGPEGRDGFIVRGSHNTFTDCIVDGFYLGPAATGIIIDGTTGNTFTRSGVIDSCTGAHLIYSSGTTFRKCIFFARGNGILLSESTNTTVIDCSMRNTDYMNAGVFGSGSGITFTNCDIFGGGYGVFLIGNDITFTNCDIFGGKYGAFNGGYENKFTDCDIFGDEYGVFLDASHMDSFTGCTISSYGCGVYQGRFSENNIFTRCTVHGDTADWCGFAFFADDSLEDAVREALGIPDGDISAEELRTLSVLSAPDRGIVSLSGLEFAASLQVLLLDNNRVSDLWPLAGLTGLHELVISHNEVRDLTPLVANSDAGELGPGNVIDLRYNGLDLMPGSAAMTAIETLAARGVLVLYEPQETMPALSAAFAADVTEGAAPLTVAFTDRSTGGPEEWFWDFGDGTTSTEQHPVHTYATTGTCTVCLTVTNADGSDTTEQVNCICVDAPPAPMHEFPEGGGILVMGMVCGILGGVGVFVRRNNTR, encoded by the coding sequence ATGGAGTGGTATATGGTAGTGGCACTGATATTCGGATGCATGCTGCTCCCGTCGGCGGCGGCCGCAGTCGCATCGCCTGCAGACGGGGAAGAATATGGGGTTATCTGGGGGTCATTTGCACCTGCCGACAGGGAGTCTGTTCATTCGTACGGCATCGCGATGGATACTGCCGGGAATGTCTATGTGAACGATCCTGAAACCGGCCGTATCAGGACATATTCATTCGGCGACCTCCCATCTGCCGGTGAAACGACGTTCAGTGATGTCCCTTTGGCCGGAATTGCCACAGTCAGTGACATCCCAACGGTGCGGGCGAATGAGTGGACGGTCGGACCGAATGAGGATGACGATTTTGCAGCCATTCAGAGTGCCATCGATGCGGCAGCCGATGGCGATACCGTCATCATCGGTGCCGGGACGTACAGGGAGGATGTCGTGGTGGATAAGCCTCTCATCCTGGTGGGCGGCTATGATACGGCGATCGACGGAAAGGTCACCCTGACGGCGGACGAATGTAGCCTCATTGGATGCATGGTGGTCTACGGGGTGCGGGTGGAGTCGGACAATAATACCCTCGAAGGTGTTCTCACCGGGTGGACGGTTACCAGCGCCGGACCGGAGGGGAGGGATGGATTTATTGTCAGAGGTTCCCACAACACCTTCACCGACTGTATAGTGGATGGGTTTTACCTGGGGCCTGCCGCTACCGGCATTATTATTGATGGTACCACCGGCAACACGTTCACCCGTAGCGGAGTTATTGACAGCTGCACCGGTGCCCATCTCATATACTCTTCCGGTACCACCTTCCGGAAATGCATATTTTTTGCACGAGGTAACGGCATCCTCCTCAGTGAGTCCACAAATACCACCGTTATCGACTGCAGCATGAGAAACACGGATTATATGAACGCCGGTGTGTTCGGGAGCGGAAGCGGGATCACCTTCACGAACTGCGATATTTTCGGGGGTGGATACGGCGTGTTCCTCATTGGAAACGATATCACCTTCACGAACTGTGATATTTTTGGGGGTAAATATGGCGCATTCAACGGTGGATACGAGAATAAATTCACCGATTGCGATATTTTTGGAGATGAATACGGGGTATTCCTTGATGCATCCCATATGGATTCTTTCACCGGCTGTACCATCTCCAGCTATGGATGCGGCGTGTATCAGGGGCGGTTCTCCGAGAACAATATCTTTACCCGGTGCACCGTGCACGGTGATACTGCGGACTGGTGCGGTTTTGCGTTCTTTGCTGATGACAGCCTTGAGGATGCGGTGCGGGAGGCGCTCGGTATTCCTGATGGAGATATCTCCGCAGAGGAACTGCGCACGCTCTCTGTACTCTCTGCCCCTGACCGGGGGATCGTGTCCCTCTCCGGACTGGAGTTCGCGGCCAGCCTGCAGGTGCTTTTGCTTGACAACAACCGTGTCAGCGACCTCTGGCCCCTTGCCGGGCTGACCGGCCTCCATGAGCTGGTGATATCGCATAACGAAGTGCGCGACCTCACCCCGCTGGTGGCAAACAGCGATGCGGGCGAGCTTGGACCGGGGAACGTGATTGACCTGCGGTACAACGGCCTCGACCTCATGCCGGGATCTGCGGCAATGACGGCCATCGAAACGCTCGCGGCACGAGGGGTCCTCGTCCTCTATGAACCGCAGGAGACCATGCCGGCCCTGTCGGCGGCCTTCGCGGCGGATGTAACCGAAGGAGCAGCACCGCTGACGGTCGCGTTCACTGATCGTTCGACCGGCGGGCCGGAGGAATGGTTCTGGGATTTCGGCGACGGCACGACCTCCACCGAGCAGCACCCGGTGCACACCTATGCAACGACCGGGACCTGCACCGTCTGCCTGACCGTCACGAACGCGGACGGGAGTGACACCACCGAGCAGGTAAACTGCATCTGCGTAGACGCACCGCCCGCCCCCATGCATGAATTTCCGGAGGGAGGGGGGATTCTGGTGATGGGGATGGTCTGTGGGATTCTTGGTGGTGTGGGTGTATTTGTCCGGAGGAATAATACTCGATGA
- a CDS encoding ion transporter, producing MLKKKVYDALELTEDSGKPAVFFNILIIILIVASVLSIIIESITEFETLEFFFLIEIVSIIVFTIEYFLRLWTCTENKEFKRPIIGRIKYAFTPLALIDFLAIAPFYLPIFMSVDLRFLRVLRLFRIFRVFKLARYTHSFDILVRVLKREKEALLLTFFLLIVVVIISSSLMYYVERDVQPEAFASIPHALWWAVASLTTVGYGDIYPISPIGKLMAAIIAIVGIGFVALPTGIISSGYVEELRNRKDDTAHDIIGDLERIATLKENGHLTVEEFEQLKDDMLHNNSNRNT from the coding sequence ATGCTGAAAAAAAAGGTCTATGACGCACTCGAACTAACCGAGGACTCAGGAAAACCGGCTGTTTTTTTTAACATCCTCATCATTATCTTAATTGTCGCAAGTGTCCTCTCAATTATCATTGAGAGCATTACCGAATTTGAAACCCTGGAATTTTTTTTCCTTATTGAAATTGTGTCCATTATCGTCTTTACCATAGAATATTTTCTCAGATTATGGACATGTACCGAAAATAAGGAATTTAAACGGCCGATAATCGGAAGGATAAAGTATGCATTTACCCCCCTGGCGCTCATAGATTTTCTGGCAATAGCTCCGTTTTATTTACCAATATTTATGAGCGTTGATTTAAGGTTTTTAAGAGTTCTCAGACTTTTCAGAATCTTTAGAGTCTTTAAACTCGCACGATATACCCATTCTTTTGATATCCTGGTTCGGGTGCTGAAACGGGAAAAAGAGGCACTGTTACTGACGTTCTTTTTGCTGATCGTTGTTGTAATTATTTCTTCATCCCTGATGTATTACGTGGAGAGAGATGTCCAGCCAGAGGCTTTTGCTTCCATTCCTCATGCGTTATGGTGGGCAGTAGCATCCCTTACAACCGTTGGGTATGGAGATATCTATCCCATATCGCCAATCGGGAAACTAATGGCCGCCATTATTGCGATAGTCGGAATAGGATTTGTTGCTTTACCAACAGGGATAATCTCTTCCGGATATGTTGAAGAATTACGAAACAGAAAGGATGACACCGCACATGATATTATTGGCGATTTGGAACGAATCGCAACTTTAAAAGAAAACGGACATCTTACTGTGGAAGAATTTGAACAACTGAAAGATGATATGCTGCATAATAATAGCAACCGAAATACGTAA
- a CDS encoding RimK/LysX family protein → MEPADLLRDLTFLKAEKDLAARFSLSPEALLPFIFSIRFGGDWSYASEHLSAISVMKKTSVYDEETKLGSSLEEIYLLVNPAVQESEGTVHRLEKCGNQPTRLLVERPFRIRASADRILKMTVDPLAGEIRVESLSKKEISFEGSPAYGFAHEIEHLEKKEITGKDLSELRFV, encoded by the coding sequence ATGGAACCTGCCGATCTCCTGAGGGATTTGACCTTCCTCAAGGCCGAGAAGGACCTTGCTGCACGGTTTTCCCTCTCCCCTGAGGCCCTCCTCCCGTTCATCTTCTCGATCCGGTTCGGGGGTGACTGGAGCTACGCTTCTGAGCATCTCTCGGCCATATCGGTGATGAAGAAGACGTCGGTGTACGACGAGGAGACAAAGCTGGGTTCCTCTCTGGAGGAAATCTATCTCCTCGTGAACCCGGCGGTACAGGAGAGTGAAGGGACCGTCCACCGGCTCGAAAAATGTGGCAATCAGCCCACCCGTCTCCTCGTGGAACGGCCGTTCCGTATCAGGGCAAGTGCTGACAGGATCCTGAAGATGACCGTTGACCCCCTCGCCGGAGAGATCAGGGTCGAGAGCCTCAGCAAAAAGGAGATCTCCTTCGAGGGATCCCCGGCATATGGCTTCGCCCACGAAATCGAGCATCTGGAGAAGAAGGAGATCACAGGAAAGGACCTGAGCGAGCTTCGGTTCGTCTGA
- a CDS encoding alpha/beta fold hydrolase — MKPRKAFRITFTVLLTIILAISAGCTGSVQQTPASPAVTEAESPSLMFADQEFAFQFLRIIGASYSGEADIGECLSTASRITEGDFESWYREWNRTADTFRTAGDESLAAGHRVSAMEAYYRAATYYRTAEFFLHGNPADPRIVATWEKGRETFRDALALDVVPYEIVEIPYENTTLPGYFYMVDNSGTPRPLLIVQTGFDGCQEELHPYAMEGIQRGYNVLTFEGPGQGEVIRIRHLPFRPDWEHVITPVVDYAVSRSDVEEDRIALWGISLGGYLAPRGAAYEPRITALVTDPGTYDVGQNLLRNLQEEGGGAAANMTEEDLHEWLLTDPAAFNDALGEAMAHDTGTRWMNENGMFVFNASSPALFWAKWMEFSLDSIAEQIQCPTLVCSGATDHLDPDGTQAQALYDHLTGEREFMEFSDEYGAGSHCQFGAFGQSFAEKFDWLDDAMGMKG; from the coding sequence ATGAAACCCCGGAAAGCCTTCAGAATCACGTTCACCGTCCTGCTCACAATTATTTTAGCCATTTCTGCAGGCTGCACAGGATCTGTTCAGCAAACTCCGGCTTCACCTGCCGTCACTGAGGCTGAGAGCCCTTCGCTCATGTTTGCCGATCAGGAATTTGCGTTCCAGTTCCTGAGGATCATAGGCGCCTCGTATTCGGGAGAAGCCGATATCGGGGAGTGTCTTTCGACTGCGTCACGTATCACGGAAGGCGACTTTGAGAGCTGGTACCGTGAATGGAACAGGACGGCAGACACCTTCCGGACGGCGGGTGACGAGAGCCTCGCAGCCGGGCACCGGGTTTCCGCCATGGAAGCATACTACCGGGCCGCAACCTATTACCGCACAGCCGAGTTCTTCCTGCATGGAAATCCCGCCGATCCCCGCATCGTTGCGACGTGGGAAAAGGGCAGGGAAACGTTCCGGGATGCACTCGCGCTTGACGTTGTCCCGTACGAGATTGTAGAGATCCCGTACGAAAATACGACACTCCCCGGGTACTTCTACATGGTCGACAATTCCGGCACACCCCGTCCGCTCCTCATTGTCCAGACCGGCTTTGACGGGTGCCAGGAAGAACTCCATCCATATGCAATGGAAGGAATACAACGCGGCTATAATGTCCTGACATTCGAGGGGCCTGGTCAGGGCGAAGTGATCCGTATCCGGCATCTGCCGTTCCGTCCCGACTGGGAGCATGTGATCACACCGGTTGTGGACTATGCGGTGAGCCGGTCCGACGTCGAAGAAGACCGGATTGCACTCTGGGGCATTTCTCTTGGCGGCTACCTTGCCCCCCGTGGTGCTGCATATGAGCCCAGGATTACGGCACTGGTCACGGACCCCGGCACCTACGATGTCGGACAGAATCTCCTGCGGAACCTGCAGGAAGAAGGCGGGGGAGCGGCCGCGAACATGACAGAAGAAGACCTGCATGAATGGCTGCTGACGGATCCGGCAGCATTCAACGATGCCCTCGGCGAAGCCATGGCGCACGATACCGGCACCCGCTGGATGAACGAGAACGGCATGTTCGTCTTCAATGCCAGCTCGCCGGCATTGTTCTGGGCGAAATGGATGGAATTTTCCCTCGACAGCATTGCCGAACAGATTCAATGCCCCACGCTGGTCTGCAGCGGTGCAACCGATCACCTGGACCCGGACGGGACGCAGGCACAGGCACTCTATGACCACCTCACCGGTGAACGGGAATTCATGGAATTTTCCGATGAGTACGGTGCCGGGTCGCACTGCCAGTTCGGGGCATTCGGGCAGTCGTTTGCTGAGAAGTTTGACTGGCTTGATGATGCGATGGGGATGAAGGGGTAA
- a CDS encoding DUF2283 domain-containing protein, whose product MTADQICTDVDSFDYDYENDSLFIFTKGPNYSHSLNLDNIIIDFSEGNIIKGVEIQNASQKFGVSKYALKNPHKVDVGLNVSDEKIELKIRLTLRIRNKYLPKVIATTDMNEFNIPSGTMAMSCGMC is encoded by the coding sequence ATGACTGCAGATCAAATTTGCACGGATGTAGATTCTTTTGATTATGATTATGAAAATGACAGTCTTTTTATTTTCACAAAAGGGCCCAATTATTCGCATTCACTGAATTTAGATAATATCATTATTGACTTTAGTGAAGGGAATATTATCAAAGGAGTGGAGATACAAAATGCTTCCCAAAAATTTGGTGTCTCGAAATATGCGCTAAAAAACCCTCATAAAGTTGATGTTGGACTTAATGTTTCAGATGAAAAAATTGAGCTTAAAATAAGACTCACTCTCAGAATAAGAAATAAATATCTCCCCAAAGTCATCGCTACAACAGATATGAACGAATTCAATATTCCATCCGGGACAATGGCCATGTCGTGCGGAATGTGCTGA
- a CDS encoding CRISPR-associated endonuclease Cas1 codes for MQSGKNSLAYDMQELFRFLVDLAVVNLVERDAMTAKDFVRTESYALRLRPTGARRMTEEVNAWFNKTA; via the coding sequence ATGCAATCCGGCAAGAACAGTCTGGCATATGATATGCAGGAGTTGTTTCGGTTTCTTGTTGACCTGGCAGTTGTCAACCTTGTTGAGCGTGATGCGATGACCGCGAAGGATTTTGTCAGGACTGAGAGCTATGCACTGAGGTTACGGCCCACGGGTGCACGCAGGATGACGGAAGAAGTGAACGCATGGTTCAACAAGACGGCCTGA
- a CDS encoding type I restriction-modification enzyme R subunit C-terminal domain-containing protein: MGESEQQTRKKRIDPKLQAAGWKVVPFTEGKDLTAHDRCAIEEYPTENGPADYALCMNGSIIGVVEAKRLSLGPQSVLLQAERYARGLSTNSFNFDGLFVPFLYSTNGEVIWHHDVRHAFNRSQQISSFHTPDALMERLNADIDDACMRFSDVPDNPMMRPYQREACDAIGEAIGDKKRAMLVAMATGTGKTYTMVNLIYRLMKAGVAKRILFLVDRRALAAQAVRAFSSFETEQGLKFDKTYEVYSQAFHRGDLDENEPYDVNVLPEVYLTDPQPGHSFVYVSTIQRMTINLFGKSAQFCSDEEPEEDTGKIDIPIHAFDLIIADECHRGYSAQEISVWRNTLEHFDAIKIGLTATPASHTMAYFKHKVYEYGYERAVKEGYLVDYDVVNIESGVRMEGIFLNEGEAIDVIDPTTGQRTLDVLEDERAFPSEQVERSITSIDSNRKIIEEIQKYALEHEEQYGRFPKTLIFAAQDVPHISHADQLVETARDVFGQGDSFVQKITGKVDRPLQHLREFRNRKQPGIVVTVDLLSTGVDIPDLEYIVFLRPVKSRILFEQMLGRGTRKGEHHPDKSHFVVFDCFGGSLLDYFNKVTGITAEPPQRETKPITQVIDEIWNNRDREYNTRVLVKRLNRIDKEMSGEARDLFSNFVEKGDLKKFAVSLERRLQDDFTGTMELLRDRDMQNLLQNYPRPPKKFIVDYDTQDEVSSTWVVRDAAGHEYKPADYLTQFSEFVRENPERIEAIRILLDRPQDWSTDALSELKHKLAATPQRFTLENLERAHKVQYHKALVDIISMVKHAAIEESELLTAEERIRRACDAVTSGKTFTPDQKVWLRRIRSHLIENLSIDKEDFETIPVFADHGGWGRANRIFNNQLSILIQEFNEAVAV, encoded by the coding sequence ATGGGAGAGAGCGAACAACAAACCCGTAAGAAACGGATTGATCCAAAACTACAGGCGGCAGGATGGAAGGTGGTTCCATTTACCGAGGGAAAGGATCTCACTGCACACGATAGATGTGCTATCGAAGAATATCCCACTGAAAATGGCCCTGCTGATTATGCCCTCTGTATGAATGGTTCCATCATTGGTGTTGTTGAGGCAAAACGGCTCTCTCTTGGTCCCCAAAGTGTCCTTCTTCAGGCGGAACGATATGCCCGTGGTTTGTCAACAAACTCGTTCAATTTTGATGGACTATTTGTGCCATTCCTCTACTCAACCAATGGCGAAGTGATTTGGCACCATGATGTTCGGCATGCTTTCAATCGTTCACAACAGATTTCCTCATTTCATACGCCAGATGCCCTTATGGAACGTCTTAACGCTGACATCGATGATGCCTGCATGCGGTTCTCTGATGTGCCGGACAATCCTATGATGCGTCCCTATCAGCGGGAAGCCTGCGATGCTATTGGTGAAGCGATTGGAGATAAAAAACGGGCCATGCTTGTTGCAATGGCTACCGGGACAGGCAAGACCTACACGATGGTCAATCTGATCTACCGACTAATGAAGGCAGGAGTTGCCAAACGCATACTCTTTCTGGTGGACCGGCGTGCTCTTGCTGCACAGGCCGTTAGGGCCTTCTCCTCATTTGAGACCGAACAGGGACTGAAGTTCGACAAGACCTATGAGGTATACAGTCAGGCGTTTCATCGGGGTGATCTTGATGAAAATGAGCCATATGATGTGAATGTTCTTCCCGAAGTCTATCTAACTGATCCACAACCGGGACACAGCTTTGTCTATGTTTCTACCATCCAGCGGATGACGATCAATCTCTTCGGGAAATCTGCTCAGTTCTGTTCGGATGAAGAGCCGGAAGAGGACACCGGGAAGATTGATATCCCTATTCATGCCTTTGACCTCATCATTGCAGATGAATGCCATCGGGGGTATTCAGCTCAGGAAATTTCGGTCTGGCGAAATACGCTTGAACACTTTGATGCGATTAAGATAGGGCTTACTGCGACTCCTGCCTCCCACACGATGGCTTACTTCAAGCATAAGGTGTATGAATACGGCTACGAACGGGCGGTGAAGGAAGGATATCTTGTTGATTATGATGTCGTGAATATTGAGTCCGGCGTGAGAATGGAGGGTATCTTCCTCAATGAGGGAGAAGCCATTGATGTCATCGATCCCACGACTGGCCAGCGGACGCTTGATGTGCTGGAAGATGAACGGGCATTTCCGTCCGAGCAGGTCGAACGCAGTATCACGTCCATCGATTCGAACCGGAAGATCATCGAGGAGATCCAGAAGTATGCCCTTGAGCATGAAGAACAGTATGGGCGGTTTCCAAAGACTTTGATCTTTGCCGCACAGGACGTCCCCCACATCTCCCATGCCGACCAGCTTGTCGAGACGGCACGTGATGTCTTCGGTCAGGGTGACTCCTTTGTGCAAAAGATCACCGGGAAGGTGGACCGTCCCCTCCAGCACCTGCGGGAATTCAGGAACCGAAAACAGCCGGGAATTGTGGTTACGGTGGACCTCCTCTCAACAGGAGTTGATATTCCCGATCTTGAATACATTGTATTTCTCCGACCGGTGAAGTCACGTATTCTCTTCGAGCAGATGCTGGGACGCGGGACGCGGAAGGGGGAACACCATCCCGACAAGTCTCACTTTGTGGTCTTCGACTGTTTTGGCGGATCATTGCTGGACTACTTTAACAAGGTAACCGGCATCACTGCAGAACCCCCACAACGGGAGACAAAACCGATCACGCAGGTGATCGATGAGATATGGAACAACCGTGACCGGGAATATAACACCCGTGTGCTCGTGAAACGGCTCAACCGCATCGACAAGGAGATGTCAGGGGAGGCACGGGATCTCTTCAGTAATTTTGTGGAGAAGGGTGATCTGAAAAAGTTCGCCGTCAGTCTTGAACGAAGGCTTCAGGATGATTTCACCGGGACGATGGAACTCCTCCGTGACCGTGATATGCAGAATCTTCTGCAAAACTATCCACGTCCACCGAAGAAATTTATCGTCGACTATGATACACAGGACGAGGTATCCTCAACATGGGTTGTCCGTGACGCTGCTGGGCACGAATACAAACCGGCGGACTATCTCACCCAGTTCTCGGAGTTTGTCCGGGAGAATCCAGAGAGAATTGAGGCGATACGCATTCTCCTCGACCGTCCACAGGACTGGAGCACCGATGCCCTCAGTGAACTGAAGCACAAACTTGCGGCAACCCCGCAGCGGTTCACTCTGGAGAACCTTGAACGTGCGCACAAGGTGCAGTATCACAAGGCGCTCGTTGATATCATCTCGATGGTCAAGCATGCAGCCATTGAGGAAAGTGAGCTTCTTACGGCAGAAGAGCGGATACGGCGGGCGTGTGATGCAGTGACGTCAGGCAAGACTTTCACCCCCGATCAGAAGGTATGGCTTAGGCGTATACGCTCACATTTAATCGAAAACCTCTCAATAGATAAAGAGGACTTTGAGACCATCCCGGTCTTTGCGGACCACGGGGGATGGGGTCGTGCAAACCGGATCTTCAATAACCAGCTCTCCATTCTTATTCAGGAATTCAACGAGGCAGTAGCAGTATGA